A DNA window from Hordeum vulgare subsp. vulgare chromosome 1H, MorexV3_pseudomolecules_assembly, whole genome shotgun sequence contains the following coding sequences:
- the LOC123401907 gene encoding translation initiation factor IF-2-like: protein MDVNNMIRSHRVDPDSLPLAGGGGASRKPAAKPSKDERAPDVVAGTSRVAPYFPRTSLENRPASSSAALVSHHHRQRCNVVAMHTSHSQGPDLGAGGGSGVASPAAPVQLRWGHGKRSRSRREAPVHTPAPEPELLTPAEVRRRASLKFRSRKAAKKEQARAGMQPPPPGARVAPSSLPPRAGTLWLHGYAPPAPPMLGSWYPRIVPGSFPFADGAGSSVTRKPAAPTPAPTPSRDERVPAVVVADTSCLAPYFASTSPEHHMPRGPPPSSPAALVSRHLYNAGMRTYQEPNIGGGASKGIAAPDAHVLLQWGQSKRSRSRREAPTPTPAHESVAVQTQAAAVKMMLPSTGARDPNLVASLQLPPHAAVTLSLRSSSEEPHTVAGAGEKQPAAKEEKQQPAVKEERRQQQQTQRLQRQASIKATEKQRGKAPMVGAPPHVEQEEEEEEKAAMARPVVPRIVTQLTRDEKEEDWLAMTGSTKLPRRPHRRPEIVQEQVTNIYPGQRLSQVKMTRYRVTEKKSKKCVGGLKGMAMDDDDSD from the exons ATGGATGTGAATAACATGATCAG GTCCCATAGAGTCGACCCGGATTCCCTCCCTCTCGCCGGTGGCGGCGGCGCGAGCCGGAAGCCAGCGGCCAAACCGAGCAAGGACGAGCGCGCCCCGGACGTCGTCGCCGGCACCTCACGCGTCGCACCCTACTTCCCCCGCACCTCGCTCGAGAATCGTCCGGCGTCCTCATCCGCTGCCCTCGTGAGCCACCACCATCGGCAACGCTGCAACGTCGTCGCCATGCACACGTCCCACTCCCAGGGACCCGACCTCGGCGCCGGCGGTGGCAGCGGCGTCGCCTCGCCGGCCGCTCCCGTGCAGCTCCGGTGGGGGCACGGGAAGCGCTCGCGCAGCCGTCGCGAGGCGCCCGTGCACACTCCCGCGCCCGAACCCGAGCTGCTGACCCCCGCCGAGGTGCGCCGGCGGGCATCCCTCAAGTTCAGGAGCCGCAAGGCGGCGAAGAAGGAGCAGGCGCGAGCGGGgatgcagccgccgccgccgggcgcCCGCGTGGCCCCGTCGTCTCTCCCTCCTCGCGCCGGCACCCTCTGGCTCCACGGGTACGCACCCCCAGCGCCACCGATGTTGGGTTCTTG GTACCCAAGAATCGTTCCGGGTTCCTTCCCTTTCGCTGATGGCGCCGGTAGCAGCGTGACCCGTAAGCCGGCGGCACCGACGCCGGCCCCTACACCGAGCAGGGACGAGCGCGTCCCGGCCGTCGTCGTTGCTGACACCTCATGCCTGGCGCCGTACTTTGCgagcacctcgccggagcaccacaTGCCACGAGGGCCGCCGCCGTCCTCACCCGCTGCCCTCGTGAGCCGCCATCTCTACAACGCCGGCATGCGCACATACCAAGAACCCAACATCGGTGGCGGTGCCAGCAAGGGTATCGCCGCACCGGACGCCCATGTGCTGCTTCAGTGGGGCCAGAGCAAGCGCTCGCGCAGCCGCCGGGAGGCGCCCACGCCCACTCCTGCGCATGAATCGGTGGCGGTGCAGACGCAGGCGGCGGCGGTGAAGATGATGCTGCCGTCGACGGGCGCCCGCGATCCCAACCTCGTCGCCAGCCTGCAGCTGCCTCCTCATGCCGCCGTCACGCTCTCGCTCCGTAG TTCTTCGGAGGAACCTCACACCGTCGCCGGCGCCGGCGAGAAGCAGCCAGCggcgaaggaggagaagcagcagcCAGCggtgaaggaggagaggaggcaacAGCAGCAGACTCAACGGCTGCAGCGTCAGGCGTCGATCAAGGCGACAGAGAAGCAGAGAGGGAAGGCGCCCATGGTGGGGGCGCCGCCGCACgtcgagcaggaggaggaggaggaggagaaggcggccATGGCGAGGCCGGTGGTGCCGCGGATCGTGACCCAGCTGACGCGAGACGAGAAAGAggaggactggctggccatgaccgGCAGCACCAAGCTGCCGCGGCGCCCCCACAGGCGCCCCGAGATAGTCCAGGAGCAAGTCACc AACATCTACCCGGGGCAGCGGCTCTCGCAGGTGAAGATGACCAGGTACAGAGTGACCGAGAAGAAGTCCAAGAAG TGCGTGGGTGGCCTGAAAGGCATGGCAATGGACGACGACGATTCGGACTAA